The Plasmodium knowlesi strain H genome assembly, chromosome: 14 genome has a segment encoding these proteins:
- a CDS encoding aminophospholipid-transporting P-ATPase, putative — MSLLYKKTLDLLKGNNNDANGIRININSQNKRGHNNSVITSKYTIWNFIFLNAYEQFHKISNIYFLIIGILQLVPEFTATNRLPTILFPLTIVLVANAIKDAYEDWNRHKTDKIENNRMCYVVADTEINEEEESTSFFKSIFRKIRKFLIRKKKICSMDNSFDEEIYVDEITDVDTFMSSFEGNLGHVEGTVKKRWKDVNAGDIILCRRSEFFCADILLLSTSDKNGIAFVETSSLDGETNLKVKEANGFVFNILTSDRSEAIDKVKNLKGFIISEKPNKDLTTMYGTIYFEKDETTDLKFNDDLSEILKGTTELVEYRRRRVSSADFSRNSSSIGNTQEEWIGELNDYNEDKHVRIPFDEKHFVLRGCKLKNTDWVIGIVIYIGKETKIQMNSTKPIIKTSKLEILTNKLTIIVWLIQMIICFISAYYNAVIVSMSKKSKFKYLPFNLEESKKPFIVGVISFFSWVVITANFIPISLIVTMSFVKVVQAYFISCDKNMIHKVVADIPTFGMQKETASLRDENSVELDIKEWGGKLQADSTHTDKSKINLAPQENTESSEATNGKFHTGGKKNNNASQTNGNSSSNDNATVNATSDEPKKTLTRVITFKDVKEKNYIYFNAVPRTSSLIEELGQIEYIFSDKTGTLTCNVMEFRKCAINGISYGNGLTEIKKHILKKRNMAIPEEPVLKSTERTPNVNIVDEDLVKHLHDVTHFNHAAVIGFFVHLAINHSVICDYGKEPTTTYSSSSPDEEALVYAAKHFGITFLYRRDGKYGISIFGTVYEIETLAIVEFTSKRKMSSVICRIPVRATHTDGAGSNGAYGEVGRGKGGTGTTRGTNDQASGKDPKVEEHSALVRNEMITSSPLKNNPLDENIAHGGKKLKKGNKQNQKDEIITCKNCKESKIMLFCKGAGSVILNKLANKTEIDDITIEHMETYADEGLRTLCIAQRELTEEEFAEWYRLYKEATVSLKDREENLENVAEFIENNLTLQGVTGIEDKLQEGVSSTIEDLRLAGIHIWMLTGDKIETAMNIGIAANLIDNYSEQFIYTADLISCEEALMNKIDEDIINIEKTLNLPHYDFNAKFNDKNPGFLRRCFTVKEESNLSLSPDNYKKIISSFNHVLVVDGGLLDTLLSKKFERKFFYLADKCSSVICGRVSPYQKGAIVSSANRLLKKITLAIGDGANDRNMINTANIGVGIRGQEGVQAFNSSDYGISQFRFLKNLLLVHGRLSYARISKLVVYMFYKNIVLIFPLFMFGSISLYSGQKIYYEFLLHLYNIVFTSIPVVAHAILDKDVSLKTALVTPSLYKLGIYHYYFNISTFVSWVINSLFHGLVVFLLPLYFLSYYNIPSADGTPFDMWTVGSVTYFLTVLVVNFKVLLETYCLNVLPLTAVFMSILSFVILVSSCSFMCFGTNNFLGTAVILAKSLRFWLVVLLGLFTTLSRDFIFKVFKRNFNPEVYHFLLDQEDKPKGKNNVINPLSSDTHKKDEEIKIEKCKSLGYAFSEVDPACVKLIRKQDKMI, encoded by the exons ATGTCCTTACTTTATAAGAAAACCCTGGATTtattaaaaggaaataacaa TGACGCCAACGGAATACGAATAAACATAAACAGCCAGAATAAGAGAGGACACAACAACTCTGTGATCACGTCCAAGTATACCATCTGGAACTTCATTTTCCTGAACGCATATGAGCAATTTCACAAGATATCGAACATTTACTTTTTGATCATCGGGATTCTGCAGTTAGTACCAGAGTTCACTGCAACGAATAGATTACCGactattttatttccactaACCATTGTACTAGTGGCGAATGCAATCAAAGATGCATATGAAGATTGGAATAGACACAAGACGGACAAAATTGAGAACAATCGAATGTGCTACGTTGTGGCAGATACGGAGATcaatgaggaagaagagagcacatccttttttaaaagtataTTTAGAAAGAtaaggaaatttttaatccgcaaaaaaaaaatatgtagtATGGATAACTCCTTTGATGAAGAAATATACGTTGACGAAATTACGGACGTGGATACTTTTATGAGCAGTTTTGAAGGCAATTTAGGACACGTCGAAGGTACtgttaaaaaaaggtggaaggATGTAAATGCAGGAGATATAATTCTCTGTAGAAGGTCTGAATTTTTCTGTGCTGACATTTTACTACTAAGTACAAGtgacaaaaatggaattgcATTTGTAGAAACATCTAGCTTGGATGGAGAAACCAACTTAAAAGTTAAAGAAGCGAACGGATTCGTATTCAATATTCTTACCTCAGACAGAAGTGAAGCAATTGATAAggtaaaaaatttgaagggATTTATAATCAGTGAAAAACCTAATAAAGATTTGACGACCATGTATGGTACAATATATTTCGAAAAGGATGAAACAACGGATCTAAAATTTAATGACGACTTGTCAGAAATCTTAAAAGGAACAACAGAGTTGGTAGAATATAGACGTAGGAGAGTATCAAGTGCAGATTTTAGTAGAAATAGTAGCAGCATTGGAAATACACAGGAGGAGTGGATAGGTGAACTAAATGATTACAATGAAGACAAACATGTAAGAATTCCATTTGATGAAAAACACTTCGTTTTAAGGGGTTGTAAGTTAAAAAATACGGACTGGGTTATTGGCATAGTTATATACATTGGGAAGGAGACGAAAATACAAATGAATTCTACTAAACCGATTATTAAGACGAGTAAATTAGAAATATTAACGAATAAACTAACCATCATCGTTTGGCTGATTCAGATGattatttgttttatatCAGCTTACTACAATGCAGTAATTGTAAGCATGTccaaaaaaagtaaatttaAGTACTTGCCTTTTAATTTAGAAGAATCCAAGAAGCCTTTTATCGTCGgagttatttccttcttctcctggGTTGTCATCACAGCGAATTTTATTCCCATCAGTTTGATTGTCACCATGAGTTTTGTAAAAGTTGTTCAGGCGTATTTCATTTCCTGTGACAAAAATATGATACATAAAGTTGTGGCCGATATTCCCACCTTTGGCATGCAGAAGGAAACTGCAAGTTTGCGAGATGAAAATTCAGTGGAGTTGGACATCAAGGAATGGGGAGGAAAACTCCAAGCAGATAGCACTCACACCGACAAGTCGAAAATTAATTTGGCGCCACAAGAAAACACTGAAAGCAGCGAAGCAACAAATGGGAAGTTTCACACTGGcggtaaaaagaacaacaacgCCAGCCAAACCAACGGAAATAGTAGCTCCAATGATAATGCCACCGTGAATGCTACCTCGGATGAACCGAAAAAAACGCTCACTAGAGTTATCACGTTTAAGGacgtaaaggaaaaaaactacaTATATTTCAATGCCGTACCTAGAACATCCAGCCTCATAGAAGAGCTAGGACAAAtcgaatatattttctccgACAAAACTGGAACGCTAACATGCAATGTGATGGAGTTCAGAAAATGTGCCATTAACGGGATTTCCTATGGAAATGGTCTGACTGAAATTAAGAagcacattttaaaaaaaagaaatatggcCATTCCAGAAGAACCTGTACTAAAATCAACGGAGAGAACGCCAAATGTAAATATAGTAGATGAGGATTTGGTAAAGCATCTGCACGATGTGACACATTTTAACCATGCAGCTGTGATAGGTTTCTTCGTACATTTGGCCATTAATCATTCAGTGATATGTGATTATGGAAAGGAGCCCACGACGACTTACTCGTCCAGTAGCCCAGATGAGGAAGCCCTAGTATATGCTGCAAAGCACTTTGGAATCACCTTCTTGTACAGAAGGGATGGTAAGTACGGAATTAGCATATTCGGCACGGTTTACGAAATTGAAACGTTGGCAATTGTTGAATTTACAAGCAAGAGGAAAATGAGTAGCGTTATTTGTAGAATACCCGTTAGAGCTACACACACAGATGGAGCTGGAAGTAATGGTGCTTATGGTGAAGTAGGTAGGGGCAAAGGCGGAACGGGCACTACCAGAGGCACTAATGATCAGGCAAGCGGAAAAGACCCAAAGGTAGAGGAACACTCTGCATTAGTTAGAAACGAAATGATCACCTCCTCCCCATTGAAGAATAATCCTCTGGATGAAAACATCGCTCATGGAGgtaagaaattaaaaaagggaaataaacaaaatcAAAAAGATGAGATAATAActtgtaaaaattgcaaGGAGTCCAAAATTATGCTTTTCTGCAAAGGAGCTGGAAGTGtgattttaaataaattagcAAACAAGACAGAAATAGATGACATCACGATTGAACATATGGAAACGTACGCTGACGAAGGGTTAAGAACACTATGTATCGCACAAAGGGAATtaacagaagaagaattcgCAGAATGGTATAGACTGTACAAAGAAGCCACTGTAAGTCTAAAAGacagagaagaaaatttagaaaacGTAGCAGAATttattgaaaataatttaaccTTGCAAGGAGTAACCGGTATAGAGGATAAATTACAAGAAGGGGTCAGTTCTACTATAGAAGATCTAAGACTAGCAGGTATTCACATATGGATGCTAACTGGAGATAAAATAGAGACTGCAATGAACATTGGAATTGCTGCAAATTTAATTGATAATTATTCGGAGCAGTTTATCTACACTGCAGATTTAATATCTTGTGAAGAAGCACTGATGAATAAAATTGACGAGGACATTATCAATATTGAGAAAACGTTAAATTTACCTCACTACGATTTTAATGCCAAATTTAATGATAAGAACCCTGGTTTTTTGAGGAGATGTTTTActgtaaaggaagaaagtaaCTTATCGTTAAGTCCGgataattacaaaaagaTAATTAGCTCATTTAACCATGTGCTAGTGGTAGACGGAGGGTTGCTAGACACTTTGTTGagcaaaaaatttgaaaggaaatttttttacctgGCAGATAAATGCTCCTCTGTGATATGTGGACGAGTGAGTCCCTACCAAAAAGGAGCAATTGTTTCTTCAGCCAATAGattgttgaaaaaaattactttagCTATAGGCGATGGAGCTAACGATCGTAACATGATCAACACAGCTAACATAGGAGTTGGAATTAGAGGGCAAGAAGGGGTGCAGGCATTTAACTCCTCAGATTATGGTATCAGTCAATTTAggttcttaaaaaatttgttacTAGTGCATGGTAGATTGTCCTACGCCAGAATAAGCAAATTGGTGGTATACatgttttacaaaaatattgttttaattttccctttgttcATGTTCGGATCGATTTCTTTATATTCTgggcaaaaaatatactacGAATTTTTACTGCACCTTTATAATATTGTGTTTACGTCTATTCCGGTTGTAGCCCATGCCATATTAGACAAGGACGTAAGCTTAAAGACAGCATTAGTAACCCCGAGCTTGTACAAATTAGGAATCTATCATTACTATTTTAACATTAGTACATTTGTGTCTTGGGTTATTAACAGTCTTTTTCATGGTCtagttgtttttttattaccgTTATACTTTTTATCCTATTATAATATTCCTAGTGCTGATGGGACACCTTTCGATATGTGGACAGTTGGAAGTGTCACTTATTTTCTCACCGTTTTAGTTGTCAATTTCAAAGTGCTTCTCGAGACCTACTGCTTGAATGTCCTCCCGCTGACAGCTGTGTTTATGAGCATTTTGTCTTTCGTCATTCTTGTGTCGTCCTGCTCCTTCATGTGCTTTGGCACTAATAACTTCTTAGGTACAGCTGTCATTTTAGCAAAGTCGTTACGATTTTGGCTAGTTGTTTTGTTAGGCTTATTTACCACCCTGTCCAGGGACTTCATTTTTAAGGTTTTCAAGAGGAACTTCAACCCTGAAGTGTACCACTTCTTGCTCGACCAG GAGGACAAAccgaagggaaaaaacaacgTTATAAATCCGCTAAGTTCTGATACCCataagaaggatgaagaaatt AAAATCGAAAAGTGCAAATCCCTCGGATATGCATTCAGCGAAGTAGACCCCGCGTGCGTGAAGTTGATTAGAAAGCAGGACAAaatgatttaa
- a CDS encoding raf kinase inhibitor, putative, whose translation MGMPPTIEELKREKIIPHVFPDENVNLTVDMYISFKSGKEVNHGNILDLAGTGSVPRNIKFSEAPPDDYCYILFMIDPDFPSRRRPDGRDYVHWAVSGIKSKELIKGTDKNCITLLPYVGPSIKKGTGLHRISFILSLMKEENKGNINGVPLYRGENYITRVKFNNFQTAYNVIQMNEMKIVGFNWCQIEA comes from the coding sequence ATGGGAATGCCGCCCACCATAGAGGAactgaaaagggaaaaaattatccctCATGTCTTTCCGGACGAAAATGTAAACTTGACTGTAGACATGTACATAAGTTTTAAATCAGGAAAGGAAGTAAATCATGGGAATATATTAGATTTGGCTGGGACAGGAAGTGTTCCTAGgaatataaaattttcagAAGCACCCCCAGATGATTATTGCTATATTTTGTTCATGATCGATCCTGATTTCCCTTCTAGAAGAAGACCCGATGGAAGAGATTATGTTCATTGGGCTGTGTCCGGGATCAAATCCAAGGAGCTAATAAAGGGGACGGATAAAAACTGTATTACCTTATTGCCCTATGTAGGTCCTTCCATTAAGAAAGGAACCGGGTTGCACagaatttcttttattctttcgttaatgaaggaagaaaacaagggCAACATTAACGGGGTGCCTCTTTACCGAGGCGAAAATTACATTACCAGAGTTAAGTTTAACAACTTCCAGACTGCTTATAACGTTATACAAatgaatgaaatgaaaattgtGGGTTTTAACTGGTGCCAGATAGAGGCATAA
- a CDS encoding pre-mRNA-processing factor 17, putative: MDLLKEYEDSEDVEGDDLEVAAGMQKDQGEEKKGQIVSVTPVSLMNCAPDIDTYDLEIKNYKEKFKNMEKKIMFNDPTFLSVLNKPQQGPSINGNYNFLKNASKNHYNGCIESTNVNKNMFDYQYNQFNLTGVTENPALKSYYKKNYQNYIVARSRDYELLNDGQSSYDQRCKKKKVKNEKQDDGALERYKGPWEDKTTSNSKHGEKTEKGETLENDAETKADPQINNEQANNEKTDSKRSVKKNAIMKLESCNLEDAIKKNVINEKSTLYNDKVVSTLHINEESNEYYHKSWFELPAEYKERDFMIEENFPPKKEIHTYKGHKLGVQKIRFFPKYGNYILSASLDHTLKLWGVYKSKNCVRTYKGHFKGIKDVLFDNDGSNFLSCSYDNNVIYWDTEYGKIKGVYNQKKTPYCLCLNHDDPNTFLVGGANNKICHIDFRTGNIELEYNEHLQAINTITLCENNKKLISTSDDKKIFIWEYGLPVVVKYISDASMFSITAVSVHPSNNFFLCQSMNNVITVYEATGKFRLFSKKTFKGHHNIGYAINVSCSNDGKYVISGDSNGGLFIWNWKKMSNFKNMKAHKNVCIDCAWHPFNTSMLATASWDSTIKLWE, translated from the coding sequence ATGGACCTGTTGAAGGAGTATGAAGATAGTGAAGACGTGGAGGGAGACGACCTTGAAGTCGCCGCAGGGATGCAAAAGGaccaaggggaagaaaaaaagggtcaAATAGTAAGTGTGACTCCAGTTAGTCTAATGAACTGTGCCCCCGACATTGACACATACGacttggaaataaaaaactacaaagagaagtttaaaaatatggaaaagaaaataatgttCAACGACCCAACTTTTCTGAGTGTCCTAAATAAGCCTCAACAGGGACCCAGCATAAATGgaaattacaattttttaaaaaatgcatcGAAGAATCATTACAATGGGTGTATAGAATCAACCAATGTGAATAAAAACATGTTTGATTATCAATATAATCAGTTTAACTTAACCGGAGTAACGGAAAACCCAGCCCTGAAAAGTTACTACAAGAAGAATTACCAAAATTATATAGTAGCAAGGAGTAGGGATTATGAACTCTTAAATGATGGGCAGTCGTCATATGATCAGAGgtgtaagaagaaaaaagtcaaaaatgaaaagcagGATGATGGCGCTTTGGAAAGGTATAAAGGCCCTTGGGAAGATAAGACCACATCGAATAGCAAACATGGGGAAAAGACTGAAAAGGGAGAGACACTCGAAAACGACGCAGAAACAAAGGCAGATCCccaaataaataatgaacaGGCCAATAATGAGAAAACCGATTCTAAAAGGTCAGTAAAGAAAAACGCAATTATGAAGTTAGAATCTTGTAATTTAGAGGAcgcaattaaaaaaaatgtgataaacGAGAAAAGTACCCTATATAATGACAAGGTAGTCTCCACATTACATATAAATGAAGAATCAAATGAATATTATCATAAGTCCTGGTTCGAATTGCCAGCAGAATATAAAGAAAGAGATTTCAtgatagaagaaaattttcctccaaagaaagaaattcacACATATAAAGGACACAAACTGGGGGTTCAGAagattcgtttttttcccaaatatGGAAATTATATTCTCTCTGCCTCATTAGATCATACGTTAAAATTATGGGGAGTGTATAAATCAAAAAATTGCGTAAGGACATACAAAGGGCACTTTAAAGGGATTAAAGATGTACTTTTTGATAATGATGGATCGAATTTCCTAAGCTGTAGTTATGACAATAATGTAATTTATTGGGATACAGAatatgggaaaataaaaggagtgTATAATCAAAAAAAGACTCCATACTGTTTATGTTTAAATCATGATGATCCAAACACATTCTTGGTTGGCGGTGCCAATAACAAAATTTGCCATATAGATTTCCGAACAGGCAATATTGAATTAGAATACAATGAACATTTACAAGCCATAAATACTATTACCCTATgtgaaaataataagaaaTTGATAAGTACATcagatgataaaaaaatttttatttgggAGTATGGCCTTCCTGTCGTTGTCAAGTATATATCAGATGCATCTATGTTTTCAATAACAGCCGTTTCGGTGCACCCAAgtaacaacttttttttatgtcaatCCATGAACAATGTAATTACTGTTTATGAAGCGACCGGAAAATTTCGACTATTTTCGAAGAAAACTTTTAAGGGCCACCACAACATTGGTTATGCAATTAACGTATCGTGTAGCAATGACGGGAAGTACGTTATTAGTGGGGATAGTAATGGAGGCCTGTTCATTtggaattggaaaaaaatgtcaaattttaaaaatatgaaagcGCATAAAAATGTCTGCATAGATTGTGCATGGCACCCGTTTAATACCTCTATGTTGGCAACCGCTAGCTGGGACTCCACAATTAAGTTGTGGGAATGA
- a CDS encoding zinc finger protein, putative — translation MSEEKYNNALDIFLNQKDTIYDSMLHLKQENEEKMDSAMNSDIYRTLSNYADYSTKKVKYVVNKRFSELENIEENVQDMDYSVFKYFRTLPPKYSDENDIRNNIIFNNNNIYIYAENKNGTLNEQACISISPDNNIIYCSTKGRRYTIGGHAGIQKHINKEYNFFEDTNMISPHDSIKTCAFDAIDSSDISSSFTKMNLIKTNDVLDDFNGNKNNAGNIFNEHIIMNSCDSSNLNTTKCLSKNESVQKLFKYYKKCSQDLDHEQRVCKPCAHVYNGNKCLNGDECAFCHHPDHVLISAKKWKKLVKNNMEKLNILLHVLRNPDDVNAQLMNEMLKLNTKNFKKSRKMSNSNKGMGNANGVTPGTSSYGFSNYSATNYGNNGNLASSGLNGVGGISTVNNLNNLGGISTVSGLISLNNVNAQSNISTANSGNGNNRRNKFGKNKPFYLPPQNAEQMPRFTHSHFEPNEETDMYNSKFNVRNYQGNIEKNFIFLPHHSDM, via the coding sequence ATGAgcgaagaaaaatacaacaacgCTCTTGATATATTCTTAAACCAGAAAGATACGATCTACGACTCCATGCTTCATTTGAAACAAgagaacgaagaaaaaatggactctGCAATGAATAGCGATATCTACAGGACATTGTCCAATTACGCAGATTACTCAACCAAAAAGGTAAAATATGTTGTAAATAAAAGATTTTCAGAATTGGAAAATATCGAAGAAAATGTACAAGATATGGACTACTCCGTGTTCAAATACTTCAGGACCTTACCTCCAAAATATAGTGACGAGAATGACATAAGAAATAACatcatttttaataataacaatatatatatatacgcggaaaataaaaatggaacgtTAAATGAGCAGGCTTGCATTTCCATTTCACCGGATAATAATATCATTTACTGTTCTACCAAGGGCAGAAGGTACACCATAGGGGGACACGCAGGAATACAAAAGCATATAAATAAAGAATACAACTTTTTTGAAGACACTAATATGATATCCCCACATGATAGCATTAAGACATGTGCTTTCGATGCCATTGATAGTTCTGATATTTCTAGCTCCTTcaccaaaatgaatttaataAAAACGAACGATGTTCTAGATGATTtcaatggaaataaaaataacgcgggaaatatatttaatgaACATATCATTATGAATTCTTGTGACTCCAGTAACCTCAACACAACCAAGTGCTTATCAAAAAATGAGTCCGTTCAGAAATTGTTtaaatattacaaaaagtGTTCTCAAGATTTGGACCATGAACAAAGAGTATGTAAACCctgtgcacatgtgtacaatGGGAATAAGTGTCTCAACGGAGATGAATGTGCCTTTTGTCACCACCCAGACCATGTCTTAATATCCGccaaaaagtggaagaagctcgtaaaaaacaacatggAAAAGTTGAATATACTTTTGCACGTCCTGCGCAACCCCGATGATGTAAACGCTCAGCTGATGAATGAAATGCTGAAGCTCAATactaaaaatttcaaaaagagCAGGAAAATGAGCAACAGCAATAAGGGTATGGGGAACGCCAACGGCGTCACCCCCGGAACTAGCAGCTACGGATTCAGCAACTATAGCGCCACCAACTATGGAAATAATGGGAACCTTGCCAGTAGCGGTCTCAACGGCGTTGGCGGAATTAGCACTGTTAACAACCTCAACAACCTTGGCGGGATTAGCACTGTTAGCGGGCTTATCTCCCTTAACAATGTTAACGCCCAAAGCAACATCAGTACTGCAAACAGCGGAAATGGCAACaacagaagaaataaattcgGTAAAAATAAGCCATTCTACCTTCCCCCTCAAAATGCAGAACAAATGCCGAGATTCACTCATAGCCATTTCGAACCAAATGAAGAGACAGACATGTATAATAGCAAATTTAACGTAAGAAATTATCAGGGAAACATAGAAAAGAATTTTATCTTCCTTCCACATCATAGTGATATGTGA
- a CDS encoding ribulose-phosphate 3-epimerase, putative → MSSLKAIIAPSVLASNISKLAEETQRMEELGAEWIHLDVMDMHFVPNLSFGPPVINDLKKYTKDIFFDVHLMVENPEKYVDLLKTSDQLTFHFEALNEDTDKCVKLAQQIRNNNQWCGVSIKPKTNVEKIVPLLDTNLINTVLVMTVEPGFGGQSFMHDMMSKVAFLRKKYTDLNIQVDGGLNIETTEISASHGANVIVAGTSIFKADNPKFVIDTMRESVRKHLQK, encoded by the coding sequence ATGAGCTCCCTCAAAGCCATAATCGCCCCTTCGGTGCTCGCATCGAACATAAGCAAACTAGCGGAAGAAACTCAGCGAATGGAAGAACTGGGGGCAGAATGGATACACCTGGACGTAATGGACATGCATTTTGTCCCCAATCTTTCATTCGGCCCACCTGTCATTaacgatttaaaaaaatacacaaaggatattttttttgatgtcCACTTGATGGTGGAAAATCCCGAGAAGTACGTGGATTTGCTAAAAACTTCGGATCAATTGaccttccattttgaagCCCTAAATGAAGATACAGACAAGTGTGTAAAACTAGCACAACAAATACGGAACAACAATCAATGGTGCGGAGTTTCCATTAAGCCAAAGacaaatgtagaaaaaattgttcccCTTCTAGACACCAATTTGATAAACACCGTTTTGGTGATGACGGTAGAACCAGGCTTCGGAGGACAGTCATTTATGCATGACATGATGAGCAAGGTTGCATTTcttcgaaaaaaatacacagatTTAAATATTCAAGTAGACGGAGGATTGAATATAGAAACGACAGAGATATCTGCATCCCACGGGGCAAACGTTATCGTTGCAGGAACGAGTATTTTTAAGGCGGATAACCCAAAGTTTGTTATCGATACGATGAGGGAATCTGTGCGCAaacatttacaaaaataa